The following coding sequences are from one bacterium window:
- a CDS encoding radical SAM protein — translation MLTSACNLRCRYCYQNAKQPRRMSWETLREATNLLLATRQPRATLSFYGGEPFLCFGLIRRAVRHSERSRPSDLSVSYAVSTNGTLLESDQIAFLVRHRVQTQISFDGGPAAQALRGEATFPALDQLLTRLRRDHPGFFRDCVRVAMMVLPSTISQLGTSVRYFLKKGVQEIRVAPAVTDIECWSPERIGRLDEEFQEVFDVSLHHFEVTRKVPVALFRKALDLHWARPKRGPMCRVGRGTSLAVDVDGNVYACVIFANSFQNSQSDLMCSAQRALRLGPVTAHDLDRRLRGMQVATEGEAIFRQKEDKYSTYGRCSDCAHFFACSVCPAAISHTSGALDPHRVPDFVCAFNLVVNKFRERFPSQWFSGRRS, via the coding sequence GTGCTCACTTCCGCGTGCAATCTTCGATGCCGGTACTGCTACCAGAACGCAAAGCAACCCCGCCGCATGAGCTGGGAGACGCTTCGTGAAGCTACCAATCTGCTGCTTGCGACGCGACAGCCCAGAGCCACTCTCTCATTCTATGGAGGTGAGCCGTTTCTCTGCTTCGGACTGATCCGCAGAGCCGTACGCCATTCGGAACGTAGTCGGCCATCGGATCTGTCCGTCAGCTACGCGGTATCCACCAACGGCACGTTGCTGGAGAGTGACCAAATCGCCTTCCTGGTCCGTCATCGAGTGCAGACGCAAATCAGCTTCGATGGGGGGCCGGCGGCACAGGCACTTCGGGGCGAAGCGACGTTCCCAGCCCTGGACCAACTTCTCACCCGTCTGCGGCGCGATCATCCGGGCTTCTTTCGGGACTGCGTTCGTGTGGCCATGATGGTCCTTCCATCAACGATTTCCCAGCTAGGGACCAGCGTCCGGTACTTCCTGAAGAAGGGGGTTCAGGAGATCCGTGTGGCCCCCGCAGTTACCGACATCGAGTGTTGGTCACCAGAGCGCATCGGCCGGCTGGACGAAGAGTTCCAGGAGGTTTTCGACGTCAGCCTTCATCACTTTGAAGTCACTCGCAAGGTCCCTGTCGCCTTGTTTCGGAAAGCCTTGGATCTTCACTGGGCTCGGCCAAAGCGGGGTCCCATGTGTCGCGTCGGGCGGGGAACGAGTCTGGCAGTAGACGTCGACGGTAACGTGTACGCCTGTGTGATCTTCGCGAATTCTTTCCAGAACTCTCAAAGTGACCTCATGTGCTCGGCACAAAGGGCCCTGCGCTTAGGTCCAGTGACAGCTCACGATCTCGACCGTCGGCTCCGGGGGATGCAGGTTGCCACCGAGGGAGAGGCGATCTTCCGCCAGAAGGAGGACAAGTACTCGACGTACGGCCGGTGCTCGGACTGTGCACATTTCTTCGCCTGCAGCGTATGCCCGGCAGCGATCTCGCACACGTCGGGAGCCCTTGACCCGCATCGCGTGCCGGATTTCGTTTGTGCCTTCAATCTTGTGGTCAACAAGTTCCGCGAACGGTTCCCATCTCAGTGGTTCTCAGGTCGGAGGAGTTGA